The Nocardioides sp. S-1144 genome includes a region encoding these proteins:
- a CDS encoding P-II family nitrogen regulator: MKLVTAVIKPHKWEDVRQALEAVGVTGMTVSEVSGYGRQKGHTEVYRGAEYDIALVPKIRLEVAVDDADVATIVDAVERSARTGRIGDGKVWVSPLDTVIRVRTGDRDNEAL; the protein is encoded by the coding sequence ATGAAGCTCGTCACCGCCGTCATCAAGCCGCACAAGTGGGAGGACGTACGCCAGGCCCTGGAGGCCGTGGGCGTGACGGGCATGACCGTCAGCGAGGTCAGCGGCTACGGCCGCCAGAAGGGCCACACCGAGGTCTACCGCGGCGCGGAGTACGACATCGCGCTGGTCCCGAAGATCCGCCTCGAGGTCGCCGTCGACGACGCCGACGTCGCCACCATCGTCGACGCCGTCGAGCGCAGCGCCCGCACCGGCCGGATCGGTGACGGCAAGGTCTGGGTCTCCCCGCTCGACACCGTGATCCGCGTGCGCACCGGCGACCGCGACAACGAAGCGCTCTGA
- a CDS encoding P-II family nitrogen regulator, which produces MKLVTAVIKPHKWEDVREALETFGVTGMTVSEVSGYGRQKGHTEVYRGAEYDIALVPKIRIEIVVDDSDTDDIVGIVVKTAQTGRIGDGKVWVSPVETVVRVRTGDKDEAAL; this is translated from the coding sequence ATGAAGCTCGTCACCGCGGTCATCAAGCCGCACAAGTGGGAGGACGTCCGCGAGGCCCTCGAGACCTTCGGCGTGACCGGCATGACGGTCAGCGAGGTCAGCGGCTACGGCCGCCAGAAGGGCCACACCGAGGTCTACCGCGGGGCGGAGTACGACATCGCCCTGGTCCCGAAGATCCGGATCGAGATCGTCGTCGACGACAGCGACACCGACGACATCGTCGGCATCGTGGTCAAGACCGCGCAGACCGGGCGGATCGGCGACGGCAAGGTCTGGGTCAGCCCGGTCGAGACCGTCGTGCGCGTCCGCACCGGCGACAAGGACGAGGCCGCGCTCTGA
- a CDS encoding ammonium transporter, translated as MDGYYAFMLIATALVLMMTVPALALFYGGMTRSKSVLNMMMMSYVAAAIVGILYVAIGWSMGWAGDVDSGGTFFANPFDLFWLKDVGTENYVFVMFQMTFAIITCALISGAVADRMKFSAWLLFIPVWAVIVYFPLAHMVFSCTADSLICGRIGAQDYAGGTAVHINAGVAALVLVLLLGKRSGWPKDKMRPHNLTLTMLGAGLLWFGWYGFNVGSIVIVDQDITAEMGRTFANTTLATMAAILGWLVIERLVHGKATSLGAASGIVAGLVAITPAAGAVDIEGAVAIGAVAGAVCAWAVGLKFRLGYDDSLDVVGVHLVGGIIGTVLIGVFSTSDGAGGVDGLLYGGGLGSLGDQSLGVVVAVLYSGILTAVIALGVKYTIGLRLDEDDEVGGIDLAEHGESAYDLHQGSFSSGAGSTGVLAKSTVRTEEGAQA; from the coding sequence GTGGACGGCTATTACGCCTTCATGCTCATCGCGACGGCCCTGGTCCTGATGATGACCGTGCCCGCGCTGGCGCTCTTCTACGGCGGCATGACCCGGTCGAAGTCCGTGCTCAACATGATGATGATGTCGTACGTGGCCGCGGCCATCGTCGGCATCCTGTACGTCGCGATCGGCTGGTCGATGGGCTGGGCGGGCGACGTCGACAGCGGCGGCACGTTCTTCGCCAACCCCTTCGACCTGTTCTGGCTCAAGGACGTGGGCACCGAGAACTACGTCTTCGTGATGTTCCAGATGACCTTCGCGATCATCACCTGCGCCCTGATCAGCGGTGCGGTGGCCGACCGGATGAAGTTCTCGGCCTGGCTGCTCTTCATCCCGGTCTGGGCCGTCATCGTGTACTTCCCGCTGGCCCACATGGTCTTCAGCTGCACCGCCGACTCGCTCATCTGCGGCCGGATCGGCGCCCAGGACTACGCCGGTGGCACCGCGGTGCACATCAACGCCGGTGTCGCCGCGCTCGTGCTGGTGCTCCTCCTCGGCAAGCGCTCGGGCTGGCCCAAGGACAAGATGCGCCCGCACAACCTCACCCTGACGATGCTGGGAGCCGGCCTGCTGTGGTTCGGCTGGTACGGCTTCAACGTCGGCTCGATCGTGATCGTCGACCAGGACATCACCGCCGAGATGGGTCGCACCTTCGCGAACACCACCCTGGCCACGATGGCCGCCATCCTCGGCTGGCTCGTCATCGAGCGCCTGGTGCACGGCAAGGCCACCTCCCTCGGCGCCGCCTCCGGCATCGTCGCGGGCCTGGTCGCCATCACCCCGGCCGCCGGTGCGGTCGACATCGAGGGTGCGGTCGCCATCGGCGCCGTCGCCGGTGCGGTCTGCGCCTGGGCCGTCGGCCTCAAGTTCCGGCTCGGCTACGACGACTCGCTCGACGTCGTCGGCGTCCACCTCGTCGGCGGCATCATCGGCACCGTCCTGATCGGGGTCTTCTCCACCTCCGACGGCGCCGGCGGCGTCGACGGGCTCCTGTACGGCGGCGGCCTCGGCTCGCTGGGCGACCAGTCGCTCGGCGTGGTCGTCGCGGTCCTCTACTCCGGCATCCTCACCGCCGTCATCGCGCTGGGCGTGAAGTACACGATCGGCCTGCGCCTCGACGAGGACGACGAGGTCGGCGGCATCGACCTCGCCGAGCACGGGGAGAGCGCCTACGACCTGCACCAGGGCAGCTTCAGCTCGGGTGCCGGCTCGACCGGCGTCCTGGCCAAGTCGACCGTGCGCACCGAGGAAGGGGCCCAGGCATGA
- a CDS encoding glycosyltransferase family 2 protein, producing MSGLPASRTGAPAGDAPPAPAPLTTAAEVEELLAALPRHSPELRLEVETLDLLRVLTLADPETTVDRLVVTVSAWERPLDTWVGRLGRVVHVQSCTVDYPTVEPPAPTRWAELAPRVDLSEPADHPVDLLAPATVDLRLSRPTPLADVARGAYPLLGVDRRQHGHGFVELGTVGVGAAALALLPNRTAPGTPGPPSVHLEGAGLSHADLGLVGTQARYDELLAERDTARTLVEHPLLVEPSGHLALTERVELPLVDLNLHNPIGRRHILELSRWTYALTSPGGELTFRPVPTGATEPTWPPARNRVRDRTEKPAQWSRPATAVLSGREVRQVREVEAIDLSGLQAADRDAELVLYRRLAELAATGSILHSLPASFTGADEVLGPTLAGLLRQPYRPTTGLVRDLRSVPQRREAMQRFGGFLELAAHAATLGHRLLPTVSVVLSTMRPSRVVDVLLALAAQRYPHLEIAVAVHGATEPVGAAFEDAVRVSGASVFHHDRSTPFGSVLADLARHTTGDLVVKIDDDDVYGPRVVEDLVLAHLYSNADVVGKTTEYLYLEDIDHTAHRTFATECYHTQVAGGAMMLSRAMLNEIGGWRPSPHSTDRSILIRVGHAGGIGYRTNSLGYVYVRHSEGHTWKQADSLLLRNTPEQWPRFMPEIIEA from the coding sequence GTGAGCGGACTCCCAGCCTCGCGCACCGGGGCCCCGGCCGGCGACGCGCCTCCCGCCCCGGCGCCGCTCACGACGGCCGCTGAGGTCGAGGAGCTCCTCGCCGCGCTCCCCCGGCACTCGCCCGAGCTCCGGCTCGAGGTGGAGACGCTCGACCTGCTCCGGGTGCTCACCCTCGCCGACCCCGAGACCACCGTCGACCGCCTGGTCGTCACCGTCTCGGCGTGGGAGCGCCCGCTCGACACCTGGGTCGGCCGCCTGGGCCGCGTCGTGCACGTGCAGTCCTGCACGGTCGACTACCCCACCGTCGAGCCCCCTGCCCCGACGCGCTGGGCCGAGCTGGCCCCCCGGGTCGACCTCTCCGAGCCGGCCGACCACCCGGTCGACCTCCTCGCCCCCGCCACGGTCGACCTCCGGTTGAGCCGGCCGACGCCGCTCGCCGACGTGGCCCGCGGCGCCTACCCCCTCCTGGGCGTCGACCGCCGCCAGCACGGGCACGGCTTCGTCGAGCTCGGCACGGTCGGTGTGGGCGCGGCCGCCCTGGCCCTGCTGCCGAACCGGACCGCGCCGGGCACCCCGGGCCCGCCGAGCGTGCACCTCGAGGGCGCGGGGCTCAGCCACGCCGACCTGGGGCTGGTGGGCACGCAGGCCCGGTACGACGAGCTCCTCGCCGAGCGGGACACGGCGCGCACCCTCGTCGAGCACCCCCTCCTCGTCGAGCCGAGCGGGCACCTGGCGCTGACCGAGCGGGTGGAGCTCCCCCTGGTCGACCTCAACCTGCACAACCCGATCGGGCGCCGGCACATCCTCGAGCTCTCGCGGTGGACCTACGCCCTCACCTCGCCCGGCGGTGAGCTCACCTTCCGGCCCGTGCCGACCGGGGCGACGGAGCCGACCTGGCCCCCGGCCCGCAACCGCGTCCGCGACCGCACCGAGAAGCCCGCACAGTGGTCGCGTCCGGCCACCGCGGTGCTCTCGGGCCGCGAGGTCCGGCAGGTGCGCGAGGTCGAGGCGATCGACCTGTCCGGCCTGCAGGCCGCCGACCGCGACGCCGAGCTGGTGCTCTACCGGCGCCTGGCCGAGCTGGCCGCGACCGGCTCGATCCTGCACTCGCTGCCCGCCTCGTTCACCGGGGCCGACGAGGTCCTCGGGCCCACGCTCGCCGGGTTGCTGCGTCAGCCCTACCGGCCCACGACGGGTCTGGTGCGCGACCTGCGCTCGGTGCCCCAGCGCCGCGAGGCGATGCAGCGCTTCGGCGGCTTCCTCGAGCTGGCCGCCCACGCCGCGACGCTCGGGCACCGCCTGCTCCCGACCGTGAGCGTGGTGCTGTCCACGATGCGGCCGAGCCGGGTCGTCGACGTCCTGCTCGCGCTGGCCGCGCAGCGCTACCCGCACCTGGAGATCGCCGTCGCCGTGCACGGGGCCACCGAGCCCGTCGGCGCGGCGTTCGAGGACGCCGTCCGGGTCTCCGGCGCCTCGGTGTTCCACCACGACCGCTCGACGCCGTTCGGGTCCGTCCTCGCCGACCTCGCCCGGCACACCACCGGCGACCTGGTGGTCAAGATCGACGACGACGACGTCTACGGGCCCCGCGTCGTGGAGGACCTGGTCCTGGCCCACCTCTACTCCAACGCCGACGTCGTCGGGAAGACGACGGAGTACCTCTACCTCGAGGACATCGACCACACCGCGCACCGCACGTTCGCGACCGAGTGCTACCACACCCAGGTCGCCGGCGGGGCGATGATGCTCTCCCGCGCGATGCTCAACGAGATCGGCGGCTGGCGGCCCTCGCCGCACTCCACCGACCGCTCCATCCTCATCCGCGTCGGCCACGCCGGCGGCATCGGCTACCGGACGAACAGCCTCGGCTACGTCTACGTCCGGCACTCCGAGGGCCACACCTGGAAGCAGGCCGACTCCCTCCTCCTGCGCAACACGCCCGAGCAGTGGCCCCGGTTCATGCCCGAGATCATCGAAGCCTGA
- a CDS encoding glycosyltransferase family 2 protein codes for MSPKPLTVNPALRDVVYKNRWRDVFDGTVPEGWEPTLKVSVVTAAFNSATLPLTLASLAAQDYPEDLLEVVVVDDGSTVPVEIGDIAPKHTRLIRVREEDGEGWGRSNALRRGIEASDGDIIYWVDSDMILFRDNVREHAKWAHFIPEAATIGHKGFVEEWTFTPEEVFAAVSDGTIGEHHDLDSLHRHWSLDIYDKTDDLNDTSGRNYSTHMGACATVTRAVYDRTHGQDPVLRLGDDTEIAYQIWQAGAVFIPVNSALTYHLGRALIQDKADDVSHYNGPHFAQRMPIPRYRRRAENRQWQVPYITAVVTTDRDTAPLARECVERLLNQTETDLHVHLVGPWSSLQTGRRSALNDPDLELHLTQETFRCEGRVSLVDEAPDDVFPSPYRLDVPVHVGLPSRAVSRMMRSAFGDDLGIVNFFPPEGSDVSEAVRITFTAARSRALPLVGDDVTYVEAMDAVWGVEWKPNLELGFLDLRDVEQGAKIRRADPEQVESLRERVERLRARAVEAEQEVRRLQDELEEAQQHPASSVAEVARQRAGRLARAARNRISS; via the coding sequence ATGTCACCCAAGCCGCTGACGGTCAACCCCGCCCTGCGCGACGTCGTCTACAAGAACCGGTGGCGCGACGTCTTCGACGGAACCGTCCCCGAGGGCTGGGAGCCGACGCTCAAGGTCTCGGTCGTGACCGCGGCGTTCAACAGCGCCACCCTGCCGCTGACCCTGGCCTCGCTCGCGGCCCAGGACTACCCCGAGGACCTCCTCGAGGTCGTCGTCGTCGACGACGGCAGCACCGTCCCGGTCGAGATCGGCGACATCGCCCCGAAGCACACCCGGCTGATCCGGGTGCGCGAGGAGGACGGCGAGGGCTGGGGCCGGTCGAACGCGCTGCGCCGTGGCATCGAGGCCAGCGACGGCGACATCATCTACTGGGTCGACTCCGACATGATCCTGTTCCGCGACAACGTGCGCGAGCACGCCAAGTGGGCCCACTTCATCCCGGAGGCCGCGACCATCGGCCACAAGGGCTTCGTCGAGGAGTGGACCTTCACCCCCGAGGAGGTCTTCGCGGCGGTCAGCGACGGCACCATCGGCGAGCACCACGACCTCGACTCGCTCCACCGGCACTGGTCGCTCGACATCTACGACAAGACCGACGACCTCAACGACACCTCGGGTCGCAACTACAGCACCCACATGGGGGCCTGCGCGACGGTCACCCGCGCGGTCTACGACCGCACGCACGGCCAGGACCCCGTCCTGCGCCTCGGCGACGACACCGAGATCGCCTACCAGATCTGGCAGGCCGGCGCGGTGTTCATCCCGGTCAACTCCGCGCTGACCTACCACCTCGGCCGCGCCCTCATCCAGGACAAGGCCGACGACGTCTCGCACTACAACGGCCCCCACTTCGCCCAGCGGATGCCGATCCCGCGCTACCGGCGCCGGGCCGAGAACCGCCAGTGGCAGGTGCCCTACATCACCGCCGTCGTCACCACCGACCGCGACACCGCCCCGCTCGCCCGCGAGTGCGTCGAGCGGCTCCTCAACCAGACCGAGACCGACCTGCACGTCCACCTGGTCGGCCCGTGGTCGAGCCTGCAGACCGGGCGCCGCAGCGCGCTCAACGACCCCGACCTCGAGCTGCACCTGACCCAGGAGACCTTCCGCTGCGAGGGCCGGGTCTCCCTGGTCGACGAGGCGCCCGACGACGTCTTCCCCTCGCCGTACCGCCTCGACGTGCCGGTGCACGTCGGCCTGCCCTCGCGCGCGGTGTCGAGGATGATGCGCTCGGCCTTCGGCGACGACCTCGGCATCGTCAACTTCTTCCCGCCCGAGGGGTCCGACGTCTCCGAGGCGGTCCGGATCACCTTCACCGCGGCCCGCAGCCGCGCGCTCCCCCTCGTCGGCGACGACGTCACCTACGTCGAGGCCATGGACGCCGTGTGGGGCGTGGAGTGGAAGCCCAACCTCGAGCTCGGCTTCCTCGACCTGCGTGACGTCGAGCAGGGCGCCAAGATCCGCCGCGCGGACCCCGAGCAGGTGGAGTCGCTGCGCGAGCGGGTCGAGCGGCTCCGCGCCCGCGCCGTCGAGGCCGAGCAGGAGGTCCGCCGACTCCAGGACGAGCTCGAGGAGGCCCAGCAGCACCCGGCCTCCTCCGTCGCCGAGGTCGCCCGGCAGCGGGCCGGTCGTCTCGCGCGCGCCGCGCGCAACCGCATCTCGTCCTGA
- a CDS encoding acyltransferase family protein — protein sequence MTSAPEQIVSGPDRSTAGPDAGTGAGGVRLDIQALRALAVALVVVFHFWPSALSGGYVGVDVFFVISGFLITGHLLKHPPATPRDLAEFWGRRIRRLLPAALTVLVATLAATWWLAPSTMWLGTAKQAVASAVYVQNWLLADESVDYLAADNVATPVQHYWSLSIEEQFYLGWPVLVLVAALVARRAGLGLRRCVGVAVLAVLATSLLWSFLQRDDPAGYFVTWTRTWELAAGGLVAVALPRLQGLPSAVRVLGAWLGLALVALAALRYDAATAFPGTAALVPVLGTALVVAVSVGPGRASPLPAIALRPVQELGGISYAVYLWHWPVVVLLPFALGEEPATWQLLLALAAVLVLSYLTKVLVEDPLRGRRPLGVPLRRSFVFAVVGAVLVAGGAVAVRHQALEAQRAPVAGELADPCLGAGAVVNGCDVQGERLVTTGAFAATDMKSVYNGRCTSSLGSLRADPTCHYGSDADDALRVAMVGNSHAAHWLPAFRGLAEDRAWSLTTYFVFECHTADRLVAFPEQVQTDDCETFNERAVDEVADGGFDMVVLANRTLVPLVGLEGEDLAEENRRATEASYRRIITRWLDAGSRVLVMRDNPRRQEEETVPQCVDLHPDDLAACDRPLAEADVADPEGDVAAELATTDPRVGLFDVRPYLCPDDTCRAVVGGVVTLADLHHLTGTFVRTLRAPVADAVDDLLAGDRRRRAPRAG from the coding sequence GTGACCTCGGCGCCTGAGCAGATCGTGTCCGGGCCCGACCGGTCGACCGCGGGGCCCGACGCCGGCACCGGCGCCGGAGGGGTGCGCCTCGACATCCAGGCGCTGCGCGCCCTCGCCGTCGCGCTGGTGGTGGTCTTCCACTTCTGGCCCTCCGCGCTCAGCGGCGGGTACGTCGGCGTCGACGTCTTCTTCGTGATCTCCGGGTTCCTCATCACCGGTCACCTGCTCAAGCACCCCCCGGCGACCCCGCGCGACCTCGCCGAGTTCTGGGGACGCCGCATCCGCCGCCTGCTGCCGGCGGCCCTGACGGTCCTGGTCGCCACGCTCGCCGCGACCTGGTGGCTGGCCCCGTCGACGATGTGGCTCGGCACCGCCAAGCAGGCGGTCGCCTCGGCCGTCTACGTCCAGAACTGGCTGCTCGCCGACGAGTCCGTCGACTACCTGGCCGCCGACAACGTCGCGACCCCGGTGCAGCACTACTGGTCCCTCTCGATCGAGGAGCAGTTCTACCTCGGCTGGCCGGTCCTCGTGCTGGTCGCGGCGCTCGTCGCGCGGCGGGCCGGACTCGGCCTGCGGCGGTGCGTGGGCGTCGCGGTGCTCGCGGTGCTCGCGACGTCGCTGCTCTGGTCGTTCCTGCAGCGCGACGACCCGGCCGGCTACTTCGTGACCTGGACGCGCACCTGGGAGCTGGCCGCCGGGGGACTGGTGGCCGTGGCGCTGCCCCGGCTCCAGGGCCTCCCGTCCGCGGTGCGGGTCCTGGGCGCGTGGCTCGGCCTCGCGCTGGTGGCCCTCGCGGCCCTGCGCTACGACGCCGCCACCGCGTTCCCCGGCACCGCCGCCCTCGTCCCGGTCCTCGGCACGGCCCTGGTGGTCGCGGTGTCGGTCGGCCCCGGTCGGGCGTCGCCACTGCCGGCCATCGCCCTGCGTCCCGTGCAGGAGCTCGGCGGGATCTCCTACGCCGTCTACCTCTGGCACTGGCCGGTGGTGGTGCTGCTGCCGTTCGCCCTCGGTGAGGAGCCGGCCACCTGGCAGCTGCTGCTGGCGCTCGCGGCCGTGCTGGTCCTGTCCTACCTGACCAAGGTCCTCGTCGAGGACCCGCTGCGGGGCCGGCGTCCGCTCGGCGTCCCCCTGCGCCGCAGCTTCGTGTTCGCCGTGGTCGGCGCGGTCCTCGTCGCCGGTGGCGCCGTCGCCGTGCGCCACCAGGCCCTGGAGGCGCAGCGCGCGCCGGTGGCCGGCGAGCTCGCCGACCCGTGCCTCGGTGCGGGCGCGGTCGTCAACGGCTGCGACGTGCAGGGCGAGCGCCTGGTCACCACCGGTGCCTTCGCGGCGACCGACATGAAGTCGGTCTACAACGGCCGGTGCACCTCGAGCCTGGGGAGCCTGCGCGCCGACCCGACCTGCCACTACGGCAGCGACGCCGACGACGCCCTCCGGGTGGCGATGGTCGGCAACTCGCACGCCGCGCACTGGCTGCCGGCCTTCCGCGGGTTGGCCGAGGACCGGGCCTGGAGCCTGACCACCTACTTCGTCTTCGAGTGCCACACCGCCGACCGCCTGGTCGCCTTCCCCGAGCAGGTGCAGACCGACGACTGCGAGACGTTCAACGAGCGCGCGGTCGACGAGGTCGCCGACGGAGGTTTCGACATGGTCGTCCTGGCCAACCGCACCCTCGTCCCGCTGGTGGGGCTGGAGGGCGAGGACCTGGCCGAGGAGAACCGTCGGGCGACCGAGGCCTCCTACCGCCGGATCATCACGCGCTGGCTCGACGCCGGGAGCAGGGTCCTGGTGATGCGCGACAACCCGCGCCGGCAGGAGGAGGAGACGGTCCCGCAGTGCGTCGACCTCCACCCGGACGACCTCGCCGCGTGCGACCGCCCGCTGGCGGAGGCCGACGTCGCCGACCCCGAGGGCGACGTCGCCGCCGAGCTGGCCACGACCGACCCGCGCGTCGGGCTCTTCGACGTGCGGCCCTACCTGTGCCCCGACGACACCTGTCGCGCGGTCGTCGGCGGGGTGGTCACGCTCGCGGACCTGCACCACCTCACCGGGACCTTCGTCCGGACGCTGCGCGCGCCCGTCGCGGACGCCGTCGACGACCTGCTGGCCGGCGACCGCCGGCGGCGGGCGCCGCGCGCCGGCTGA
- a CDS encoding class I SAM-dependent methyltransferase gives MPQPNRVPRLLRALRKEMAQVRQEIVRSRQPRPPSVPVQLRERSVEHSVDYILGERRLDSAQVALNKPEAIAAALRATTLDGMVAEFGVYQGTSLTQIARFFDTRTVHGFDSFAGLPESWSGTSKGAGDFDIGGQPPELPVSNVEFHVGFFDTTVAPFEAAHEGPFSFVHLDADLYSSTRTVFDVLFEWFVPGTVIVFDEYFGYHGWQLHEHRAFMEFLDRSGLSYEGVSIGHMNLGVRLLAG, from the coding sequence TTGCCCCAGCCGAACCGAGTCCCGCGCCTGCTCCGCGCCCTCCGCAAGGAGATGGCCCAGGTCCGTCAGGAGATCGTCCGGAGCCGGCAGCCCCGTCCTCCGTCGGTGCCGGTCCAGCTGCGCGAGCGCTCGGTCGAGCACTCCGTCGACTACATCCTCGGCGAGCGTCGTCTGGACTCCGCGCAGGTGGCGCTCAACAAGCCCGAGGCCATCGCCGCCGCGCTCCGCGCCACCACCCTCGACGGCATGGTGGCCGAGTTCGGCGTCTACCAGGGCACCTCGCTGACCCAGATCGCCCGGTTCTTCGACACCCGGACGGTGCACGGCTTCGACAGCTTCGCCGGACTGCCGGAGTCCTGGAGCGGCACGTCGAAGGGCGCCGGCGACTTCGACATCGGCGGTCAGCCGCCCGAGCTGCCCGTGAGCAACGTCGAGTTCCACGTCGGCTTCTTCGACACCACCGTCGCACCGTTCGAGGCCGCCCACGAGGGTCCGTTCTCGTTCGTGCACCTCGACGCCGACCTGTACAGCTCGACCAGGACCGTCTTCGACGTCCTGTTCGAGTGGTTCGTGCCGGGCACCGTCATCGTCTTCGACGAGTACTTCGGCTACCACGGCTGGCAGCTGCACGAGCACCGGGCGTTCATGGAGTTCCTCGACCGCTCCGGCCTGTCCTACGAGGGCGTCAGCATCGGGCACATGAACCTCGGCGTGCGTCTCCTCGCCGGCTGA
- a CDS encoding class I SAM-dependent methyltransferase: protein MGQSLESTLGKDRTDKIRTAERRYRSALSTRLAPAPEPEPRRRRKPAPGSASPGQRAGRQAQKKVAARPLGEPNDRQGGWIPSDPFVPHPEPRLTRHDLLRGLHERLAPRTYLEIGVNEGASLTLSRSRTVAIDPEYAVRHPLHCDLDLVKAKSDAYFSRPDALSHFDGVPVDLAFIDGMHLSEFALRDFINVERHLATTGVTVFDDVLPRNPLEAARVRRTGAWAGDIYKSVEVVARHRSDLVVLLVNTWPTGTAVIIGADPASEVLEDGYASEVPYLEAEDPQAPPPEYMSRTAAVDPEALLASEAWPMLVSAREKGDADLFAEAVAVLRAIPTLGQSGGTTD from the coding sequence GTGGGTCAGAGCCTGGAGTCGACCCTGGGCAAGGACCGTACCGACAAGATCCGCACCGCCGAGCGTCGCTACCGCTCGGCGCTGTCGACCCGGCTCGCCCCGGCCCCCGAACCGGAGCCACGACGCCGGCGCAAGCCCGCACCGGGCTCCGCGTCCCCCGGCCAGCGCGCGGGCCGGCAGGCTCAGAAGAAGGTCGCCGCGCGGCCGTTGGGTGAGCCCAACGACCGCCAGGGCGGCTGGATCCCGTCGGACCCCTTCGTGCCGCACCCGGAGCCGAGGCTCACCCGGCACGACCTGCTCCGCGGGCTCCACGAGCGCCTCGCCCCGCGCACCTACCTCGAGATCGGGGTCAACGAGGGCGCCAGCCTCACGCTCTCCCGCTCGAGGACCGTCGCGATCGACCCCGAGTACGCCGTGCGCCACCCGCTGCACTGCGACCTCGACCTGGTCAAGGCCAAGAGCGACGCCTACTTCTCCCGCCCCGACGCGCTGAGCCACTTCGACGGCGTCCCGGTCGACCTCGCCTTCATCGACGGCATGCACCTCTCGGAGTTCGCGCTGCGCGACTTCATCAACGTCGAGCGGCACCTCGCCACGACCGGCGTCACCGTCTTCGACGACGTGCTCCCGCGCAACCCGCTGGAGGCGGCCCGCGTCCGGCGCACCGGCGCGTGGGCCGGCGACATCTACAAGTCCGTCGAGGTCGTCGCCCGGCACCGGTCCGACCTCGTGGTCCTGCTCGTCAACACCTGGCCCACCGGGACCGCCGTGATCATCGGCGCCGACCCCGCCTCGGAGGTCCTCGAGGACGGGTACGCCTCCGAGGTCCCGTACCTGGAGGCCGAGGACCCGCAGGCGCCGCCGCCGGAGTACATGTCGCGCACGGCCGCCGTCGACCCGGAGGCCCTGCTGGCCTCCGAGGCGTGGCCGATGCTGGTCTCCGCGCGCGAGAAGGGTGACGCGGACCTGTTCGCCGAGGCCGTCGCCGTGCTCCGGGCCATCCCCACCCTCGGGCAGTCGGGCGGGACGACGGACTGA